One window from the genome of Amaranthus tricolor cultivar Red isolate AtriRed21 chromosome 9, ASM2621246v1, whole genome shotgun sequence encodes:
- the LOC130823999 gene encoding uncharacterized protein LOC130823999: MAAVRSQDTDLYMLMDDKQLRKLATLLRNQEEPLMMSIKSEPDRIKFLTECNDVYDITVKIVDISAELRKKHEASRSVDGLKADIAVNLQEYVKYGVNMSMQCIRNCGMRLSAVEKLKAHFDDLADELNKIDSRVDSDGIQSLAQEAAFYKQAMLEYANNFQSGSARAHSREYSMTLKQEGIQFPNLVDRHKNRLGYKEEFEFLEDDQKLEVYNSIINESGRANLPKVYKRNANPGAKAGGIAVLAMSASMMAWDIFTAEHKLEAVLNSAVSVLAEIGAFAVQVAVGSAVSTAVANVATGVLLVSLAGFVAGAVAGILFAAAAGALIDLILGSGGKAAPNLDHLKFYTGTMPDGMALANELSHYG, from the exons ATGGCGGCAGTACGAAGCCAAGACACAGATCTATACATGTTAATGGATGACAAACAACTAAGGAAGCTTGCAACACTACTAAGAAACCAAGAAGAACCATTAATGATGTCTATCAAATCCGAGCCGGATCGAATCAAATTCCTCACGGAATGTAACGATGTATACGACATTACTGTCAAAATCGTAGACATCAGTGCCGAGCTCCGGAAAAAGCACGAGGCGTCGCGATCTGTCGACGGTCTAAAGGCAGACATTGCTGTAAATTTACAGGAATATGTGAAGTATGGAGTGAATATGAGTATGCAGTGTATTCGTAATTGTGGTATGCGATTGTCAGCTGTGGAGAAACTTAAGGCACATTTTGATGATCTTGCGGATGAACTTAATAAGATTGATTCTAGGGTTGATTCGGATGGTATTCAGAGTTTGGCTCAAGAAGCGGCTTTTTACAAGCAAGCTATGTTGGAATATGCTAACAATTTTCAAAGTGGGTCCGCTCGTGCTCATTCCAGGGAGTATTCTATGACTCTTAAGCAAGAAGGGATTCAATTCCCAAACCTTGTGGACAG GCATAAGAATAGGCTTGGATATAAGGAGGAATTTGAGTTTTTGGAAGATGATCAAAAGCTTGAG GTGTACAATAGCATCATCAACGAATCAGGGCGCGCAAACCTTCCAAAGGTGTACAAGAGAAATGCTAATCCGGGTGCTAAAGCAGGTGGAATAGCTGTGTTGGCTATGAGTGCAAGCATGATGGCATGGGACATCTTTACAGCGGAGCATAAACTCGAGGCTGTGCTCAATAGTGCTGTATCAGTGCTAGCAGAAATCGGTGCCTTTGCAGTGCAAGTAGCTGTCGGTAGTGCTGTGTCGACTGCAGTAGCAAATGTAGCTACAGGGGTGCTTTTAGTCTCGTTGGCTGGGTTTGTGGCAGGTGCTGTTGCTGGCATACTCTTCGCTGCTGCTGCAGGTGCATTGATTGACCTCATTCTTGGGTCTGGCGGTAAAGCCGCACCTAATTTAGACCATCTTAAGTTCTATACAGGTACCATGCCTGATGGCATGGCTCTTGCGAATGAGTTATCTCATTATGGATAA